Within the Deltaproteobacteria bacterium genome, the region TGAGGTAGCCCGCCAGGCGCGAGGTCTGGCTCGCCAACACTTGCTCGCACGGGCCGCGGTTGAGCGCGGTGTCCAACCAGACCGATACCACGGCGGTAGGGTCGAGCCGCGACATTCGCAGCCCCGGTACCGCCCGTTCGTCGGCGAGGATCACGCTCAGCCCGCGGGCACCGAGATCGCTCAGCCGGCGGGCGCTGTGACCGAGCAACTGCTGCCTGAATTGGTCGATGGTGACCGCCGCTTGCTTCCAGAGCACGTACGTCAGTTTTTCCATCTTGGCCTCCCTGTGCGCCGGCGTAGCACGAGCGCCGCCGCAGTTGTAGTCGGCGCTCGCCGGCTGCGGCTCTTCTTCTATGTGGTCGGCGGCTCACAGTACGAACCCGCGATGGCCCCGCGGTTGTCGGCTGTGCCCTTGCCCGGCGCCGCCAGGGCGCTGGTATGGTTCGTTGCGCAGCCGAAAGTGCTGTGTTACGAACGGCGCCGGAGTGCACGATGGAGCAACCGGATTTCGATAAGCGCGGCGGGCTGGTCACCGTAGTCACGCAAGACGCCGACAACGGTGAGGTGTTGATGCTCGCTTACATGAATCGTGCGGCCTGGGAGCGCACGCTCGCCACCGGTACCGCCTGTTATTACAGCACCTCGCGCCAACAGCTGTGGGTGAAGGGCGAGACCTCCGGCAACACTCAGGAAGTGGTTGAAGTGCGTATCGATTGCGATGCCGACGCGGTGCTGCTGAAGGTGCGCCAGCGCGGCCCTGCCTGCCACGAAGGCTATCGCAGCTGCTTCTTCCGCGTGGCTGAGTCGGCGGGCTGGCGTGTGGCCGCAG harbors:
- the hisI gene encoding phosphoribosyl-AMP cyclohydrolase, which produces MEQPDFDKRGGLVTVVTQDADNGEVLMLAYMNRAAWERTLATGTACYYSTSRQQLWVKGETSGNTQEVVEVRIDCDADAVLLKVRQRGPACHEGYRSCFFRVAESAGWRVAAERLRDPAEMYGANA